The proteins below come from a single Papaver somniferum cultivar HN1 chromosome 11, ASM357369v1, whole genome shotgun sequence genomic window:
- the LOC113325163 gene encoding putative RING-H2 finger protein ATL21A: protein MSLLHFIIPYIILFFFSLTKISCQETCSSIQCDVDQPKISFPFGIKELQKDKQCGYPGFNLECNYYTKETLLKLPSTLGKLYVKDINYTKKEIRLYGGTYGCLPQRYMESGGIDISPFRGFASHTYRFYDCPLSIKSDSTASETLAFYAFAATCITAFWDAFVTPYSSTDPTQVRVNQFLIDYGCLLKASVSVPIPSRIVSNDSSLSKKQNVSIYSYNLVTDDLYLTWTDPPKNGNLCSTIFYRNEQPEIEL from the coding sequence ATGTCTCTTCTCCATTTCATTATCCCATatatcatcctcttcttcttttcgctAACGAAGATTTCATGTCAAGAAACTTGTTCAAGCATTCAGTGCGATGTGGATCAACCGAAAATCAGTTTTCCTTTTGGAATAAAAGAACTTCAGAAGGATAAACAATGTGGTTACCCAGGTTTCAATCTTGAGTGCAATTATTATACGAAGGAAACATTGCTAAAGCTACCGTCTACTCTTGGTAAACTTTACGTCAAAGATATTAATTATACCAAAAAGGAGATAAGACTCTATGGTGGTACGTATGGTTGCCTTCCGCAGCGGTATATGGAAAGCGGAGGAATTGATATTTCACCTTTCAGAGGGTTTGCTTCTCATACCTACAGATTCTATGATTGTCCATTATCTATAAAATCTGATTCTACAGCCTCTGAAACACTTGCATTTTATGCTTTCGCTGCTACTTGCATTACTGCCTTTTGGGATGCCTTCGTTACACCTTATTCTTCTACCGATCCTACCCAAGTCAGGGTTAATCAATTTCTAATAGACTATGGTTGTTTGTTAAAGGCTTCTGTTTCCGTTCCTATTCCCTCAAGAATTGTTTCTAATGAttcttctttatcaaaaaaacaaaatgtttCTATTTATTCTTACAATCTTGTTACGGATGATCTTTATCTCACATGGACTGATCCACCAAAAAATGGTAATTTGTGTTCTACCATATTCTACAGAAATGAGCAACCAGAGATCGAATTATAA